One stretch of Lachnospiraceae bacterium oral taxon 096 DNA includes these proteins:
- a CDS encoding GlsB/YeaQ/YmgE family stress response membrane protein gives MIWSLIVGGLIGFIAGAITKKGEAMGIIANIIAGLLGSSVGQALFGKWGPTMAGMALIPSILGAVIVIAVVSFFFGKKE, from the coding sequence ATGATTTGGTCACTTATTGTTGGTGGTTTAATAGGTTTCATTGCAGGAGCAATTACTAAAAAGGGTGAAGCAATGGGTATAATTGCTAATATCATTGCAGGTTTATTAGGTTCATCTGTAGGACAGGCGCTGTTTGGCAAATGGGGTCCGACTATGGCAGGAATGGCATTAATTCCTTCTATCTTAGGTGCAGTAATTGTTATTGCTGTTGTATCATTTTTCTTTGGGAAAAAGGAATGA
- the malQ gene encoding 4-alpha-glucanotransferase, with the protein MKKTGILMPVSALPSRTGVGELGEAAYQWIEMMGENGVKIWQILPLNPVGYGNSPYQPYSSCAGDELYISLDTLYQEGLLEKEPVAFREDTKYVDYDAVRAFKEPYLRQAFEKFKSKNGQDDDAYKQFMAQDWVYTYGVFRALKVANEGSCWNEWKMEDRDWPKTRTSLPATVEEEAKFHCFLQYVFFCQWMKVKERANAAGIEVMGDVPFYVGLDSVDVWAGKDNFLLDTDARPLFIAGVPPDYFSATGQRWGNPIYDWDYMKKKEYQFWVDRIGYSAKLFDIIRIDHFRAFDTFWKIPASCPTAIEGEWIEAPGYEVLDTLKEKIPGVNLVAEDLGDLRPEVLELKDHYHLKGMKILVFSIETSGKYAHDIAKNEENTIFYTGTHDNDTLMEWYQGLNAAAKRKVRIFLKKQGMKDGSVKDRLLSYLLKRKAEYAIIPMVDILGLGKEGHMNTPGTVGSPNWEWRMPDFKKAKEEMAKYKSLMISR; encoded by the coding sequence ATGAAAAAGACAGGAATTTTAATGCCAGTCTCTGCACTCCCTTCCCGCACGGGAGTGGGAGAGCTGGGAGAAGCCGCATATCAATGGATTGAGATGATGGGGGAAAATGGTGTAAAGATTTGGCAGATTTTGCCTCTAAATCCAGTGGGATATGGAAATTCCCCTTATCAGCCTTATTCCTCATGTGCAGGGGATGAACTCTATATTAGTTTGGACACTTTATATCAAGAGGGATTGCTTGAGAAAGAGCCTGTAGCTTTTAGAGAGGATACAAAATATGTGGATTATGATGCTGTGCGAGCATTTAAGGAGCCATATTTGAGACAGGCCTTTGAGAAGTTCAAGAGTAAAAATGGTCAGGATGATGATGCTTACAAGCAGTTTATGGCACAGGATTGGGTCTACACTTATGGAGTATTTCGTGCATTGAAGGTGGCCAATGAAGGAAGTTGTTGGAATGAATGGAAGATGGAAGATAGGGATTGGCCAAAGACGAGAACATCTCTTCCAGCCACAGTAGAAGAGGAGGCAAAATTTCATTGTTTTCTCCAATATGTATTCTTCTGCCAATGGATGAAGGTGAAGGAAAGGGCCAATGCCGCAGGAATTGAGGTTATGGGAGATGTTCCATTTTATGTGGGACTTGACTCAGTGGATGTCTGGGCAGGAAAGGATAACTTCTTGCTAGATACCGATGCAAGACCTCTGTTTATTGCAGGCGTTCCACCAGATTACTTCAGTGCTACAGGACAAAGATGGGGAAATCCAATCTATGATTGGGACTATATGAAGAAAAAGGAATATCAATTCTGGGTTGATCGAATTGGATATAGTGCAAAATTATTTGACATTATCCGCATCGACCATTTCCGTGCGTTTGATACCTTCTGGAAGATTCCAGCTTCTTGCCCAACAGCTATTGAAGGAGAATGGATTGAGGCTCCTGGATATGAGGTGTTGGATACCCTAAAGGAGAAAATCCCAGGCGTAAATTTGGTGGCTGAAGATTTGGGCGATTTGCGTCCGGAGGTTTTGGAATTAAAGGATCATTATCACTTAAAGGGAATGAAGATCCTTGTATTTTCTATTGAAACCAGTGGAAAGTATGCCCATGACATTGCAAAGAATGAAGAAAACACCATCTTTTATACAGGAACTCATGACAATGACACCTTGATGGAATGGTATCAGGGATTAAATGCCGCTGCAAAAAGAAAGGTTCGCATTTTCTTAAAGAAGCAGGGAATGAAGGACGGAAGTGTGAAGGATCGACTTTTGAGCTATCTGTTGAAGAGAAAGGCAGAGTATGCGATTATTCCAATGGTCGATATCCTAGGCTTGGGAAAAGAAGGACATATGAATACTCCGGGAACAGTGGGAAGTCCAAACTGGGAGTGGCGTATGCCTGACTTTAAAAAAGCAAAAGAAGAGATGGCAAAGTATAAAAGCTTGATGATTTCTAGATAG
- a CDS encoding metal-sensing transcriptional repressor, producing the protein MKQCMDSENLHRRLKKIIGQVQAIDRMIDEDVPCEDILSQLNAAKSALNKCGKVVLEGHIHHCIKDAIESGDEEKIQSFTKAIERFANMQ; encoded by the coding sequence ATGAAACAATGTATGGATTCAGAAAACCTTCACAGGAGATTAAAAAAAATAATTGGTCAGGTTCAAGCCATTGATCGAATGATCGATGAGGATGTACCTTGTGAAGATATTTTGTCACAACTAAATGCAGCAAAGTCAGCACTCAATAAATGTGGAAAAGTTGTATTGGAGGGGCACATTCATCACTGCATTAAAGATGCGATTGAAAGTGGAGATGAAGAAAAGATACAAAGTTTTACCAAGGCCATTGAGCGTTTCGCCAATATGCAATAG
- a CDS encoding FAD-dependent oxidoreductase, which yields MNENMYDVVIVGGGPAGLTAAIYLARGCYRVLVIEKEKFGGQISLTAEVVNYPGIEQISGAQLGEQMRRQAQNFGAEFLLATVDSLSVDGDIKTIHTSKGKILCFGILLATGASPKMIGFEGEKEFKGHGVAYCATCDGEFFKGKEVFVVGGGFAAAEESVFLTKYATHVTILMRKSEFSCAKAVAQPVYENEKITVLPNTEVVKVEGRDFLEKLTYKNNQNGKETTFKDTHGFGVFVFAGYEPATSFVKELNITDERGYIVTDRTQKTSIDGIYAAGDVCIKPLRQVVTAVGDAGLAATELEKYVAAMEKKTGIKPTFSQPEKPSPAKEEQAKKQDSSLFTSDMLSQLHTVFSKMEAPLVLKVYTKNDALSNELLSYLLELSRLTDKITLEEIKDEQRAPLVEIYKNGEYSGLAFHGVPGGHEFTSFILGLYNVSGPGQSVSEDVLTRIENIKTQTSLQILVSLSCTMCPDLVVAAQRIASLSPYVCTEIYDINHFPDLKDKYHVMSVPCMVVNEDKVSFGKKNMEEILDFIHK from the coding sequence ATGAATGAGAATATGTATGATGTCGTCATTGTAGGTGGAGGTCCAGCCGGTCTGACCGCTGCAATTTATTTGGCTAGAGGATGTTATCGTGTACTTGTCATAGAAAAGGAAAAATTTGGCGGTCAGATTTCTCTCACTGCAGAGGTGGTCAATTATCCAGGTATCGAACAAATTTCTGGTGCCCAACTCGGCGAACAGATGCGAAGACAGGCACAAAATTTCGGTGCTGAATTTTTACTAGCCACTGTTGATTCTCTATCCGTCGATGGAGATATAAAAACCATTCACACCTCAAAGGGCAAGATTTTATGTTTTGGCATTCTTCTTGCCACTGGGGCTAGCCCAAAAATGATTGGTTTTGAGGGAGAAAAAGAATTTAAAGGTCATGGCGTTGCCTATTGTGCAACCTGTGATGGCGAATTTTTTAAGGGAAAAGAAGTCTTTGTCGTTGGCGGTGGTTTTGCAGCCGCAGAAGAAAGTGTATTTCTCACAAAATATGCCACTCATGTGACCATTTTAATGCGAAAATCTGAGTTTTCCTGTGCCAAGGCCGTTGCACAACCTGTCTATGAAAACGAGAAAATCACCGTACTGCCAAATACAGAAGTAGTCAAAGTAGAAGGGCGAGATTTCTTAGAAAAGCTCACCTACAAAAATAACCAAAACGGTAAAGAGACTACTTTTAAAGATACCCATGGTTTTGGTGTCTTTGTCTTTGCAGGATATGAACCAGCAACCTCATTTGTCAAAGAATTAAATATCACTGATGAAAGAGGTTATATTGTCACTGATCGCACTCAAAAAACGAGTATCGATGGCATCTATGCTGCAGGTGATGTGTGTATTAAACCACTTCGTCAAGTTGTCACTGCTGTGGGTGATGCTGGTCTAGCTGCCACAGAATTAGAGAAATATGTTGCTGCTATGGAAAAAAAGACAGGCATAAAGCCTACTTTTTCTCAACCCGAAAAGCCTTCACCTGCAAAAGAAGAACAGGCAAAAAAGCAAGACTCCAGCCTATTTACTTCTGATATGTTAAGTCAGCTCCATACTGTCTTTAGCAAAATGGAAGCTCCTCTTGTTCTCAAAGTGTACACAAAGAATGATGCCCTTTCTAATGAATTGCTTTCCTATCTATTAGAATTGAGCCGTCTCACTGATAAGATCACTTTGGAAGAAATCAAAGATGAACAAAGAGCCCCTCTCGTAGAAATTTATAAAAATGGAGAATACAGCGGTCTTGCCTTCCACGGTGTTCCCGGCGGACATGAATTTACTTCATTTATCTTAGGTCTTTACAATGTATCTGGACCAGGACAAAGTGTCAGTGAAGATGTACTAACTCGAATTGAGAATATCAAAACCCAAACCTCTCTGCAAATATTGGTTTCTCTCAGTTGTACAATGTGCCCTGACCTAGTTGTTGCTGCACAGCGGATTGCATCCCTAAGTCCTTATGTTTGCACCGAAATTTATGACATCAACCATTTTCCAGATTTGAAAGACAAATACCATGTGATGAGTGTGCCTTGCATGGTAGTCAATGAAGATAAGGTCAGTTTTGGAAAGAAAAACATGGAAGAAATCCTAGACTTTATCCATAAATAA
- a CDS encoding CsbD family protein, which produces MSIEEKIDQAKGAVKEGVGKLTGDKKTEKEGAAEKAAAKVKEVVEDVKDAIEGTVDGVKNIINKDKE; this is translated from the coding sequence ATGTCAATTGAAGAAAAAATCGACCAGGCTAAGGGTGCAGTAAAAGAAGGTGTAGGCAAGTTAACCGGTGACAAAAAGACAGAAAAAGAAGGTGCAGCTGAAAAAGCAGCCGCAAAAGTCAAAGAAGTCGTTGAAGATGTTAAAGATGCTATAGAAGGAACAGTTGACGGTGTTAAGAATATTATAAATAAGGATAAAGAATAA
- a CDS encoding transposase translates to MLSTIHHSSSNLGEAISIDEFKGNVGTEKYQTIVVDPVKHRVFDVLYSRKGTCLVDYFKSLDQSKRMKVQYFSCGLKINPPQHLTKNLFLLGLLSVLVIIKADRI, encoded by the coding sequence GTGCTTTCTACAATTCATCATTCCTCTTCTAACCTTGGAGAAGCCATTTCCATAGATGAATTTAAGGGGAATGTAGGCACTGAAAAATATCAAACGATAGTGGTTGATCCTGTAAAACATAGAGTATTTGATGTACTCTATTCTAGAAAAGGAACTTGTCTGGTCGACTATTTTAAATCGCTTGATCAGTCTAAACGGATGAAAGTCCAATACTTTTCTTGTGGGTTGAAAATCAACCCACCCCAACATTTGACAAAGAACCTTTTTTTATTAGGATTGCTATCTGTACTTGTCATTATAAAGGCGGATAGGATATAA
- a CDS encoding IS110 family transposase: protein MKVTYQTCCGVDVHKSFLVATIIKTTAGIEPSYQKKRFSTFNNSILDFKSWLLKNECHDVCMESTGKYWVPVFNLLEDQINVTIANPKWVKAVKGNKDDTKDSKWIGDLFRLGLVKSSYIPCRLIRILREYTRYRYKLVSCRSSEKNRYQNALTVCNIALDSVVSDIFGKSSSSIIDYLLEQSGTTINHEEISSKLLKSLKSKEDAVIESIEGYQMTDAQKYRMRLIRAHMDYITAEINDIDKQIESLISSDPDYDKAIRLLTTIPGVKRDSAITIISEIGIDMSQFCNSKRLCCWAGLTPGNNESAGKKKSVRITRAGVYLKPALVQCAHAAVKSDKSPYYKTKYESLVKRRGKKRAVIAIARMILIAIYRMLSTGEVWNPSDLYKIDMPAPLAEKQKAKAIKQAKKLLQKEGLLPPDEPLAS, encoded by the coding sequence ATGAAAGTTACTTATCAAACCTGTTGTGGTGTCGATGTTCACAAATCTTTTCTTGTTGCCACAATCATCAAAACTACCGCCGGTATTGAACCTTCTTATCAAAAGAAGCGATTCTCTACCTTCAACAATTCTATTTTAGACTTTAAATCGTGGCTTCTTAAAAATGAATGCCATGATGTCTGTATGGAATCCACAGGTAAATACTGGGTTCCTGTCTTTAATCTTCTCGAAGATCAAATCAACGTTACCATTGCTAATCCCAAATGGGTTAAAGCTGTTAAGGGTAACAAGGACGATACCAAAGATTCTAAATGGATTGGAGACTTATTCCGACTGGGACTTGTGAAAAGCAGCTACATTCCTTGTAGGTTGATCCGTATTCTTAGAGAATACACAAGATATCGTTACAAGCTTGTTTCTTGCCGTTCAAGTGAAAAGAATAGATATCAGAATGCTCTTACTGTTTGTAATATCGCATTAGATTCTGTTGTATCCGATATCTTTGGGAAGTCATCCTCATCCATTATCGATTATCTGCTTGAACAATCAGGTACTACGATTAACCATGAAGAAATCTCTTCAAAACTTCTTAAGAGCCTCAAATCCAAAGAAGACGCTGTGATTGAATCTATCGAAGGATATCAGATGACTGATGCCCAGAAATATCGTATGCGCCTAATTCGCGCACATATGGATTATATCACAGCTGAAATCAATGATATAGATAAACAGATTGAATCTTTGATTTCTTCCGATCCTGATTATGATAAAGCTATTCGGTTACTAACTACCATTCCGGGTGTCAAACGTGATAGTGCAATTACTATCATCTCCGAAATTGGTATTGATATGTCTCAGTTTTGTAATTCTAAACGCTTATGTTGTTGGGCAGGTCTTACCCCCGGCAACAATGAATCTGCCGGTAAGAAGAAATCTGTCCGTATTACACGTGCCGGTGTCTACCTCAAACCTGCATTAGTACAGTGTGCTCATGCAGCCGTGAAATCTGACAAGTCTCCTTACTACAAAACGAAATATGAATCCCTTGTTAAACGCCGTGGCAAGAAAAGAGCTGTTATTGCCATTGCCCGTATGATTCTTATAGCCATCTACCGGATGCTGTCTACCGGAGAGGTATGGAATCCAAGCGATCTTTACAAAATCGATATGCCTGCACCTTTAGCTGAAAAACAGAAGGCTAAGGCTATCAAGCAAGCCAAAAAACTTTTACAAAAGGAAGGACTGCTTCCTCCTGATGAACCTTTAGCTTCTTGA
- a CDS encoding DUF438 domain-containing protein — MEKKIDLNQSIFALSKAYPEVVDIMFDLGFAEIKKPAMLASVGKVMNIKRGSKMKNIPMDKIIRAFVEKGFTVVDGENELKKPSTVEKERLSGNGNTEEEKEDRPEKLRKLLDRLSLGEDIEKVREDFVRDFQDVDPAEIMKAEQGLMESGMPLSKVQKLCDVHSALFHGESEEEKIENAEKAVQASLKKGKNYINESKEANQLVQEIGHPLYTFTMENQALEAYLQKTKGRWEEVVGLKEEQKKALIEELSSELDELRNFSIHYAKKGDLLYPLLKIKYDISGPSQVMWTVDDEIRDTLGELKREIGNLSFVNQEFVEKYKAVRQRMEEMIYKEENILFPMCALQFQKEEWVQIYFDSKDYAPCFLVENHLWDEAEGKKKIDSLSNQEGSGEIVMPGGHLKKDELIALLNTIPVEITFVDKDNINRFFNEGPKVFKRPQMAIDREVFSCHPPKIEPMVRSIISDFREGKQDKLPIWMEKGGKPFLVTYMAVRDEENHYVGTLEAVQDMEEIKEHFKEYFKKHPEKL, encoded by the coding sequence ATGGAGAAGAAAATTGATCTCAATCAGAGTATATTTGCATTGTCAAAAGCGTACCCTGAAGTAGTTGATATTATGTTTGATTTGGGATTTGCAGAAATTAAAAAGCCGGCGATGCTTGCTTCGGTTGGGAAAGTGATGAATATCAAACGAGGATCGAAGATGAAGAATATCCCAATGGATAAAATTATTCGAGCCTTTGTGGAAAAAGGATTTACCGTTGTGGATGGGGAGAATGAGCTGAAGAAACCCTCTACAGTGGAAAAAGAAAGGCTTTCAGGCAATGGAAATACAGAGGAGGAAAAAGAAGACCGCCCAGAAAAATTGAGAAAGCTTTTAGATCGCCTCTCTTTGGGAGAAGATATAGAAAAAGTGCGAGAGGATTTTGTGCGAGATTTTCAAGATGTTGATCCTGCTGAGATTATGAAGGCCGAACAGGGATTGATGGAATCGGGAATGCCACTGTCGAAGGTGCAAAAACTCTGTGATGTTCACTCTGCACTGTTTCACGGTGAGAGCGAGGAAGAAAAAATTGAAAATGCAGAAAAAGCAGTGCAGGCATCGCTAAAAAAGGGAAAAAATTATATCAATGAGAGCAAGGAAGCCAATCAGCTTGTGCAAGAGATTGGACATCCACTCTATACTTTTACCATGGAAAATCAGGCCTTAGAAGCCTACTTACAAAAGACGAAGGGAAGATGGGAAGAAGTTGTTGGGCTAAAAGAGGAGCAAAAAAAGGCTTTGATTGAGGAATTGAGCAGTGAGCTAGATGAACTTCGAAATTTTTCAATCCACTATGCCAAGAAGGGGGATCTTTTATATCCGCTATTAAAGATAAAATATGATATTTCTGGACCATCTCAAGTGATGTGGACGGTGGATGATGAAATTCGAGATACATTGGGAGAACTCAAAAGAGAAATTGGAAATTTGAGTTTTGTAAATCAGGAGTTTGTAGAAAAATATAAAGCGGTTCGCCAGCGCATGGAGGAAATGATTTACAAGGAAGAGAATATTCTGTTTCCAATGTGTGCTCTGCAATTTCAAAAAGAGGAATGGGTACAAATTTATTTTGATTCAAAGGATTATGCCCCTTGTTTTTTGGTAGAAAATCACTTGTGGGATGAGGCAGAAGGAAAGAAAAAAATAGACTCTTTGTCCAATCAAGAAGGAAGTGGAGAAATTGTAATGCCTGGGGGACATCTAAAAAAAGATGAATTGATTGCCTTGCTCAATACTATTCCTGTGGAAATTACTTTTGTGGATAAGGATAATATCAATCGCTTTTTTAATGAGGGACCAAAAGTCTTTAAGAGACCACAAATGGCCATTGATAGAGAGGTATTTTCCTGCCATCCGCCTAAAATTGAGCCGATGGTTCGCTCAATTATTTCTGATTTTCGTGAGGGAAAACAGGATAAACTCCCGATTTGGATGGAAAAGGGTGGTAAGCCATTTTTAGTCACCTACATGGCGGTTCGGGATGAGGAGAATCACTATGTGGGAACATTGGAGGCGGTACAGGACATGGAAGAAATCAAGGAACATTTCAAAGAGTACTTTAAAAAGCATCCAGAAAAATTGTAA
- a CDS encoding HAD-IC family P-type ATPase: MIALSDALRSDSKQVISRLNQLGVVPVLLTGDHTAAANQIAEEAGIKEVYASCLPEDKLKTIDHYQRNNELVCMIGDGINDAPALKKATVGIAMGGIGSDIAVDAADIALVNDEVKELPHLFALARHIL; this comes from the coding sequence TTGATTGCCTTGTCGGATGCACTGCGAAGTGATAGTAAACAAGTGATTTCTAGGTTAAATCAACTTGGCGTTGTGCCTGTTTTGCTCACTGGAGATCATACCGCAGCAGCGAATCAAATTGCAGAGGAGGCAGGAATTAAGGAAGTTTATGCCAGTTGTTTGCCAGAAGATAAATTAAAGACCATTGATCACTATCAAAGGAACAATGAACTTGTCTGTATGATTGGAGATGGAATTAATGATGCACCAGCGTTAAAAAAGGCAACGGTGGGCATTGCTATGGGCGGAATTGGAAGTGATATTGCAGTGGATGCCGCAGACATTGCTCTGGTTAATGATGAGGTCAAAGAACTTCCCCATCTGTTTGCTTTGGCTCGACATATATTGTAA
- the ahpC gene encoding peroxiredoxin encodes MSLINKEVEEFSVKGFHRGEFIDVSKKDILGKWSVFFFYPADFTFVCPTELEDLQKNYSDFQDAGCEIYSVSTDTHFTHKAWHDHSDRISKIEYPMLADPTHVLSKDFEVYIEADGLAERGSFIINPEGKIVAYEVNAGGVGRNAEELLRKLRACQFVHEHGDQVCPAKWQPGAETLKPSLDLVGQL; translated from the coding sequence ATGTCATTAATTAACAAAGAAGTAGAAGAATTTAGTGTAAAAGGCTTTCACAGGGGAGAGTTTATTGATGTGTCCAAAAAGGATATCTTAGGAAAATGGAGCGTTTTCTTTTTCTATCCTGCTGACTTTACCTTTGTCTGCCCTACAGAATTGGAGGATTTGCAAAAGAATTATTCCGATTTTCAGGACGCAGGTTGTGAAATCTACTCTGTTTCTACAGATACCCATTTCACTCACAAGGCTTGGCATGATCACTCAGATCGTATTTCAAAAATTGAATATCCTATGCTCGCCGATCCAACTCATGTTTTGTCCAAGGATTTTGAAGTCTATATCGAAGCTGATGGCTTGGCAGAAAGAGGATCCTTTATTATTAATCCTGAGGGAAAGATTGTTGCCTATGAAGTAAATGCTGGTGGTGTGGGAAGAAATGCCGAGGAACTTTTGAGAAAACTTCGTGCCTGCCAATTTGTTCATGAGCACGGCGATCAGGTTTGTCCTGCAAAGTGGCAACCAGGTGCTGAGACATTAAAGCCAAGCCTTGACCTTGTCGGACAGTTATAA
- a CDS encoding superoxide dismutase, producing MFEQIKLDYDFDSLEPHIDTLTMETHCKKHHATYTKNFNEAVEKAGLSNKSVEEILFSLSSVSDEALRNALQNNGGGYYNHNLYFSVMGPTKDTKPTPALEEAIKRDFGSLDKLIETLQNLALGQFGSGWAFLSADKEGKLYATKAPNQNNPFMEDGRHTPILGIDVWEHAYYLKYKNLRGDYVKNFFEVLDWEKVSKNYENRK from the coding sequence ATGTTTGAGCAAATAAAATTAGACTATGATTTTGATTCTTTGGAGCCCCATATTGATACCCTAACCATGGAAACTCATTGTAAAAAGCATCATGCGACTTATACTAAGAATTTTAATGAAGCTGTTGAGAAAGCAGGACTTTCAAATAAGTCTGTAGAGGAAATTCTTTTCTCCCTGTCTTCCGTGTCTGATGAAGCTTTAAGGAATGCTCTGCAGAATAATGGTGGTGGATATTATAACCATAATCTGTATTTTTCTGTTATGGGTCCGACGAAGGACACAAAGCCTACTCCGGCTTTGGAAGAGGCTATAAAGAGAGACTTCGGTTCCTTGGATAAGCTGATAGAGACTTTGCAGAATCTGGCTTTGGGCCAGTTTGGCTCCGGCTGGGCCTTCCTTTCTGCAGATAAAGAAGGGAAGCTCTATGCCACAAAGGCTCCAAACCAGAATAATCCCTTTATGGAAGATGGAAGGCACACTCCTATATTGGGTATTGATGTATGGGAACATGCCTACTATCTCAAATATAAGAACTTAAGAGGGGATTATGTAAAAAATTTCTTTGAAGTTCTGGATTGGGAGAAGGTAAGCAAAAATTACGAAAACCGCAAATAA